A region of Thermothielavioides terrestris NRRL 8126 chromosome 6, complete sequence DNA encodes the following proteins:
- a CDS encoding 60S ribosomal protein L15, which translates to MGALKYLEELSKKKQSDVVRFLLRVRCWELRQLNVIHRASRPSRPDKARRLGYKAKQGYVIYRVRVRRGGRKRPVPKGATYGKPTNQGVNQLKYQRSLKATAEERVGRRCANLRVLNSYWINQDSTYKYYEVILVDPQHKAIRRDPRINWIVNPVHKHREARGLTSTGKKSRGLNKGHRYNKTRAGRRKTWKRHNTLSLWRYR; encoded by the exons ATGGGTGCCCTGAAGTACCTCGAGGAGCTTtcgaagaagaagcagagcGATGTCGTTCGCTTCCTTCTTCGGGTTCGCTGCTGGGAG CTCCGCCAGTTGAACGTCATCCACCGTGCCTCGAGGCCCAGCCGCCCGGACAAGGCTCGCCGCCTGGGCTACAAGGCCAAGCAGGGCTATGTCATTTACCGCGTGCGTGTGCGCCGTGGTGGCCGCAAGCGCCCTGTTCCCAAGGGTGCCACCTATG GCAAGCCCACCAACCAGGGTGTGAACCAGCTGAAGTACCAGCGCTCCCTTAAGGCCACGGCTGAGGAGCGtgtcggccgccgctgcgccaACCTGCGCGTCCTGAACTCGTACTGGATCAACCAGGACTCGACCTACAAGTACTACGAGGTCATCCTCGTCGACCCCCAGCACAAGGCCATCCGCCGCGATCCCCGCATCAACTGGATCGTCAACCCCGTCCACAAGCACCGCGAGGCCCGCGGCCTTACCTCCACCGGCAAGAAGTCGCGCGGTCTCAACAAGGGCCACCGCTACAACAAGACCCGCGCTGGCCGGAGAAAGACGTGGAAGCGCCACAACACCCTCTCCCTCTGGCGTTACCGGTAA